In Lolium rigidum isolate FL_2022 chromosome 3, APGP_CSIRO_Lrig_0.1, whole genome shotgun sequence, the genomic window tttatcatgcATATCGCTACCATTATTGTTGTTATCATATCGTATAGGAGTACTTCTCCACATGCATGTGTGCCTTCAAATTAATTGCCCAAAAGTGGATATATCTAGatatgttttagtgtgtagatacatccatttttagGCAATTATTTTCAACCGGAGAGAGTACATACAACATAAACCCATATGGTGGTAATATGAAGTGTTTCCGTATTTATTGACGTACTTATCTCTGATATACTTCGCAGAGTTGCTGACAAGTAAACCCCATATGCAGGAGTGCATGACGTGTCTTATGATCATGATCAAACATGGACAGTGAAGGATGCATGCACTTCTACACGATTCTTGGTTGAGGTCGAGTTCGTCAACATTAAAACGGTATTTGAACTGGTGTTCTCCTTTAATCTTTCCCTCCTTTTGTTTATAAGATGATGGAAGGTTTGCAAACTTATAAAGCCTCTGGTCCCTAATCCCTCACACCATTACAAAAGTCGAGGTTGTTCTGTCAACTTCTATATATGGCATACTTTATTGGCTTCTCAAGTGTCAAAACTCAAAAGTCACCAAAATGGCTGAAAAGAGCACCACACTATCACCCATACTGCATTAGTGTAGACGGTTCTCACATTTGAGATACTATCTAGTAAAAAGTTGAGCGATCAGAACTTTTGTATATCAGTCAAGAGACTAGAAATGAACAACTTTGTCGGTTCCCGTGCAAGAGACTATAAAGCTTAATGCCAACAATAGAAATCTAAAAAAAGGAAAGATAGAATAATGAAGATAGGCACTGTTATTTGGAATATAGTGTGGCCTTTAGGAGGAATTCACGCAATTTAGAGATTGATTGAGTCACGCAACAATTTAGAATGAGCACAGCCCTTGAGTTTTGTGAAATAGGAACAACGGATTCCAGCCGCCATCATAAGAAAGATTAGAGTTAAGGCTGCAAACCAGCCATCTCCCGGGCAAAACACTTGAGTTCCATCAGGACGCAAGAGTAAGTACTGGTTTTGTAATTTATCGACCTTATGAGTCTTATTTGTACGTTCTTTTTAATTAATGACATAAGGCAAAGTCTTTGCTTTTGTTTCGAGAAAAATAATATGGACGGATAAACCATTTGCCATTTCATAGCGCACTTGGTTAGGATATACAACCCGGTCGAGTATGTGTTTCCCTCGCCGTGTATGATGCAAAACAAAAATGTCATCACCGCTACTTGTTGTAAGTTGTAACAATGTGTATTTTTTTCTATTACAGTATGGCAGAGTGCAACCTTTTTGGCTCTCCATGTCCAGACCATTATGGAGAACCTCCACGGAGGCCCAGTCTGGTCTCGCGCGTATGCTGCAAGAAGGCATCCTCACAGACATCACCGTCAATGCCGTGGACGGTAGCATCAGGGCTCACCGCGCCGTCCTGGCAGCACGGTCACCGGTGTTCCTGAGCATGTTCTCGCACGATCTCAGGGAGAAGCAACTCTCCACGGTGGACATTTCCGACATGTCCATCGACACTTGCCGGGCCTTCATCGGCTACCTCTACGGCGACGTGTCCGAGGAGGAGTTTCTCGCCCACAAGTGCGagctcctcgccgccggcgacaaGTACGGTGTCGGCGACCTGATGAAGGCGTGCAAGAAGAGCCTGCCGGACGATGTCTGCACAGAGAACCTGCTCGAGAGGCTGCAGTTGGCCCACACCTACGGGCTGTCGGTGCTCAAGAAGACATGCGTGAAGCTGCTCGTGGATTTCGGGAAGATGTATGAGATTCCAGAAGATTTTGATGAGTTCGTCAAGTCTGGGGACCAGGAGCTCGTTGGTGAAATCAAGGAAAAGATCGCAGTTTTCCGGGGCAGAATGTTTCCGCCCACGACCAGCAGCGTGGCGGCGTCAACGTCGAGCCCAGCACCACCTCCAACTGCTGGATCATCTGCGTCCAATCCCGAGCCAGACAGGCCAGCTCTCCTTCGAAAGAGCACTCGACTCAAGAAGCTTAAATTAACAAGTGGCTGACCACTTGTTTGGGTAAACTGACCATGCCTTGGCCATGCTTGTTTCATGCCAAATTTGTCACATGCTCCCGCAAAAAATATTTACACTTGCACTAATTAACCATGGCCACAGTTCTTGTCACAATATTGGAGATAAATGATTTTGATGGAAGTttgcaagaaaaataaaatagagcGGACTAGGGTAGGAGTCTTGCCGAAATGTGGTGGATAATCAAATCTAGTGCTTCCTACGTTTCAAAATAAGTGTTGCATATTTGTCTAGTATACTCGGGCTGCTTGCTATAAGGGGGACTAGTGATTGTTATGCGGGATGCATGTTAGTGCAACTAAGTGTACTCTTTGAACTTATTGCAATTTAAAGTACTTTGCATTGCTTACTATGTTTCTTTTCTCTACTCGCTTTATTCACTATTTCTTTGTTCATAACTCAATACCAACAATTGTTTTTTATTACACTTTGCTTTGGATCAAGAATAACTTGCATGTACATCTAAGTGAAGGTAACAAGAGACAATTAAATCTTTATCAAATAGCTCCACCGTGGTtcgtgttagggcaatatgcttgtattaccaggggccaaaggccacaatatatagtacatgtacaggtgcaaatatgcaggaagccccctaacatatgggaaaactacaatatacagatatattatCTAACACCCGccgtcaaactcatggtggatccataacactgagtttggagagtaagaagtcatggTACGCTCGAGtatgtgcctttgtaaagaaatccgtcaactgcaaatctgaaggcacataatgaaccgcaacaacctcatcctgcacctgagcacgtgtatataaagcatcaacaccaatatgcttggtcagctcatgcttgaccggatcacgtgcaatactgatagcacatgtaTTGTCAGACAAAagcggagtgggtgtcgtaacagagaccccaaaatctgcaagcaaccaccgtaaccaggttacctcagcaatcaacaaagccatagcccgcaactcagcctcaacactcgaacgggaaactgctacttgtttcttcgtcttccaagcaacaagcgaaccaccaagaaacacacagtaagcagaaagtgaacgacgatccgtaggatcactcgcccacgtagcatccgagtagcactggagctggagagagctggaacggggaaagaaaaggcgacgagtgatcgtgccacgaagataacgaagaacacggaggagatgactgtagtgaacagtggtaggagctgagacaaactgactcagaatatgcacatgataagaaatatcaggacgagtggtagcaagataaacaagactcccaacaagatggcgataacgggtgggatcaggaagaggatcaccatcagtaggacgaagcttaacattaagctccataggagtatcaaccgtgcgctcatccccaagagcagcacgagcaagaagatcctgaatgtacttttcctgagagatagaaaagccatcagaactggagtaaacctcaatgccaagaaaatagcgaagaggaccaagatcagtcataagaaactgatctcgaagacgagccttgacaaaggcaatatactcaggatcatcaccagtaatgatcatatcatcaacatagagaagaagaagagtgcgtccacgaggagaagtgcgaACGAAAAGtgttggatcatgaagactaggagagaaaccagcagcagtcaccacagaggcgaagcgctcaaaccaggcacgaggggcctgtttgagaccatagagagaacgtcgaagacgacaaaccatcccatcgggaacagaatacccaggaggaggctgcatgtaaacctcctccctcaactcgccattaagaaaagcgttctgaacatcaagctaggACACATACCAGCGttgaacagaagcaacagcaagaaagGTACGCATAGTGGTtatatgaaccacaggggcaaaagtctcatcatagtcacggtcgtgctcctgctgaaagccacgagccacaagacgtgctttatagcgctcaagagatccatcagagcgagtcttaattttatagacccacttacacgtgataggacgaagaccagaagggggagaaacaagatcccaagtgtcaATTGATGTCTACGGAcgattctattcctgtagacagtgttgggcctccaagagcagaggtttgtagaacagcagcaagtttccctcaagtgaatcacccaaagtttatcgaactcggggaggcagaggtcaaagatatccctctcaagcaaccctacaattaagatacaagaagtctcttgtgtccccaacacacctaatacacatgtcagatgtataggtgcattagttcggcgaagagatagtgaaatacaagtaatatggatgattgtaagtagtaattgcaatctaaaataaaaatggcagcaagcaaacatgtagcagaacttgttggaaatggtgtttcaatgcttagaaacaaggcctagggatcatactttcactagtgaacactctcaacaatgatcacatatataaataacttctcttcacttgtgctactttcaaacactctcttgttggataacaaacaccattcattgtgtagggctataaaagcacacctcaagccggagtaaacaagctccacaacgtccggaattcatattaaagtaacctctagagtgcataatagaccgttgcaatttagaccaagtactaagatagcatacacactgtcaccaatagctatgaaagggggaatagatcgcatcaatactgtcatagtaatagttaacttcataatctgcaagagattacaatcataacctacgccaagtactacatgatgcacacactgtcacctttacatcatggaagaggaatagactactttaataacatcactagagtagcacatagattaatagtgatacaaagctcatgatcacataaagatcacaccatgggagagagagatgaaccacatagctaccggtagagccctcagcctcgggggagaactactccctcctcatcatgggagacagcaacggcgatgaagatggcggtggtgtcgatggagatgacttcggggGAAATTCcctgtcccgacggcgtgccggaacagagattttgtcccccaaaacttgtcttcgcgatggcggcggctgatacgtctccgacgtatcgataatttcttatgttctatgccatattattgatgatacctacatgttttatgcacactttatgtcatatttgtgcattttctggaactaacctattaacaagatgccgaagtgccgattgcttgttttctgctgtttttggtttcagaaatcctagtaacgaaatattctcggaattggacgaaatcaaagcccaggggcctatttttccacgaagcttccggaagtccgaagacgagacgaagaggggccacggggtggccaaaccctagggcggcgcggccccacccccggccgcgccggcctatggtgtgggcccccgtgccgcctcttgacttgcccttccgcctacttaaagcctccgtgacgaaacccccggtaccgagagccacgatacggaaaaccttgcgagacgccgtcgccgccgatcccatctcgggggatccaggagatcgcctccggcaccctgccggagaggggattcatctcccggaggactctacaccgccatggtcgtctccggagtgatgagtgagtagtctacccctggactatgggtccatagcagtagctagatggttgtcttctcctcattgtgcttcattgttggatcttgtgagctgcctaacatgatcaagatcatctatctgtaattctatatgttgtgtttgtcgggatccgatggatagagaatactatgtcatgttaattatcaagttattatacatgtgttgtttatgatcttgcatgctctccgtttctagtagaggctcggccaagtttttacttttaactccaagagggagtacttatgctcgatagtgggttcatgcctgcattgacaccaggacgatgtgacgaaagttctaaggttgtgttgtcttgttgccactagggataaaacattggcgctatgtccaaggatgtagttgttgattacattacgcaccatacttaatgcaattgtactgttgttagcaacttaatactggaggggttcggatgataactctgaaggtggactttttaggcatagatgcggttggatggcggtctatgtactttgtcgtaatgcccaattaaatctcactatacttatcatgtcatgtatgtgcattgttatgccctctctatttgtcaattgcccgactgtaatttgttcacccaacatgcttttatcttatgggagagacacctctagtgaactgtggaccccggtccattctttaatacttgaaatacaaatctgctgcaatacttgttttactattttctctcgcaaacaatcatcttccacacaatacggttaatcctttgttacagcaagccggtgagattgacaacctcactcgtttcgttggggcaaagtactttggttgtgttgtgcgggttccacgttggcgccggaatctccggtgttgcgccgcactacatcccgccgccatcaaccttcaacgtgcttcttggctcctcctagttcgataaaccttggtttctttccgagggaaaacttgctgctgtgcgcatcataccttcctcttggggttgcccaacgaacgtgtgaaatacacgccatcaagctcttttacggcgccgttgccggggagatcaagacacgctgcaaggggagtctccacttctcaatctctttactttgtttttgtcttgctttattttatttactactttgtttgctgcattatatcaaaacacaaaaaaaattagttgctagttttactttatttactgtcttgtttgctatatcaaaaacacaaaaaaattagtttacttgcatttactttatctagtttgctttatttactatcgctaaaatgagtaatcgcgaagatgaagttcgttcatttaagcaacaagggggagaatgtttaaaagatgcttggtatagaattagtgatgcccataataggtgcactaagaaacactccactactattctactcaggaatttttatgttggtatctctagctggaataggtatgttcttgattgtctcgcgggaggtaacttcctaggtgctcccgctttagaagctagctgcgttattgagagtttatttggaacaccacctgttaatgaaaataaaagtgaaacctcccttgaggatgttatgaaaaaattggaaaccatagagaaaaattgtagcgttgaaactaaattggaaatattacttgataatactgataaacttgataaaatcctaggaggaattaataaaaggattgctactctagaaacttgtgctatccatgataaccaaacccatagaattggtaaacttgaagaagctatgagaaaattgggttcaactttttcttctcttaaatttaatgagaaagcttatgtgggtaaggagcagaaattcatgtatgtttctaaggtgcctaaaccaaataattactataggcctaaaattgataaaactcctaacaccgctggtaatgatgttgatgc contains:
- the LOC124695655 gene encoding BTB/POZ domain-containing protein At1g55760-like, with protein sequence MSRPLWRTSTEAQSGLARMLQEGILTDITVNAVDGSIRAHRAVLAARSPVFLSMFSHDLREKQLSTVDISDMSIDTCRAFIGYLYGDVSEEEFLAHKCELLAAGDKYGVGDLMKACKKSLPDDVCTENLLERLQLAHTYGLSVLKKTCVKLLVDFGKMYEIPEDFDEFVKSGDQELVGEIKEKIAVFRGRMFPPTTSSVAASTSSPAPPPTAGSSASNPEPDRPALLRKSTRLKKLKLTSG